Sequence from the Caballeronia sp. SL2Y3 genome:
AGCGCACTGCGTCGATACGACTGACCTTCTCGATCCAGTCGCCGACATCCATCGACAGTCCAATCTTGCCGCGCCGCACGAGCAGCGCGATCTCCCACGCCGAGATGGTGGAGACGACGATCTCGCCTCGTTCGCCCGATTCCTTCTCGATTGCCGCGCGCGCCTGCTTGCTGAGCGCGCCTCCGCTCACCCACCAGAGCAGCGTATGCGTGTCCAGCACGATCACCGATACGCCTCCCAATCCTCGTCGCCGATCGGCTCGAACGCGTCTTCGCAAAACAGCACGCTGCCGCGCAATTCCTGAAGCGGCGTGAGCGCCGAGTTGTCATACCGCCGCACCTCGAGCACGGGCTTTCCATGGTCTGTCACGATCATGCTCTCTCCTGTCGATTCCACGAGCCGGAAGTATTCAAGCGCCTTCGCCTTGAACTCCGATTTCGAAACTCGCTTGTGAGACATGATATCGACCCTGGTCACGTGACGGTAGTCATTTTAGCCTCGTCCGAATGGAATAGGCAAAACGGACATTCTTCGAAGTCCAAATAAAAACGCGACGGCTCGCGCCGTCGCGTTGTCAGTCACCGCTCGCTGGAATCAGTCACGCATCAACAACACTTCCCCGCTCCCGATCCGTACCTTGCCTCCTGCCGCTCGCGGAAAAACTCCGCGTACGTCATCACGGGCTTGTCGGGATGCGTCGTTTGCATGTGCGTGACGTACGCATCGTAATCAGGCATGCCGACCATCAGGCGCATCGCCTGGCCGAGATACCGCCCTGCTTGCCGAAGATCGCTGAACATGGCCGACTCCCTGGCTTCTGGGGCTCAATGACCCGAGCGCACTGCCGCGCCGCCGCCCGTGGGCATCGGTTCAAACGGCGTTTCGCGCACCGTCGGCCGCGCCTCGCGGCGCGCGCGCAGCACGGCCAGCACGCCGTACACCACAATGCTCACCACGACGAACATGAAGAGCCCCGACAGCGCGGCATCGACGTAATCGTTAAAGATGATCCGCTGCATCTCCGGCAACGACTTCGCCGGCGCCATCACCTTGCCTGCCTCGAATGCATCGCGCAGCTTGCCGGCATGTGCGAGGAAGCCGACCTTCGGGTTCGCGTCGAAGATCTTCTGCCAGCCGGCGGTCAGCGTGCAGATGAGCAGCCACACCGTCGGGACGATCGTCACCCACGCGAAACGCTCGCGCTTCATCTTGAACAGCACGACGGTGCCGAGCGTCAGCGCGATACCCGCGAGCATCTGATTCGAGATGCCAAAGAGCGGCCACAGCGTATTGATGCCGCCGAACGGATCGACCACGCCCTGATACAGGAAGTAGCCCCAAGCCGCGACGCACAAGCCGGTCGCGATGAGATTGGCCACCAGCGATTCCGTGCGTCGCAGCGCCGGGTGGAACGTGCCTAGCAGGTCTTGCAGCATGAAGCGCCCGGCGCGCGTGCCGGCGTCGACCGCGGTCAGAATGAAGAGCGCCTCGAAGAGAATGGCGAAGTGATACCAGAAGGCCATCATCGCCGGGCCGCCGATCACGCGATGCAGAATCTCCGCCATGCCGACTGCGAGCGTCGGCGCGCCGCCCGCCCGCGCGACGATGGTCGTTTCGCCCACGGCCTTCGCCGTCGAGGTGAGCATGTCCGGTGTCAGCGTGAAGCCCCACGACGTGACCGTCTGCGCGACCGCGTCCGGCGTCGTGCCGAGCAGCGCGGCGGGGCTGTTCATCGCGAAGTAGACGCCCGGCTCGATCACGCAGGCGGCGACGAGCGCCATGATGGCGACGAACGACTCCATCAGCATCGCGCCGTAGCCGATGAAGCGCATGTTCACTTCGTTGTCGATCATCTTGGGCGTGGTGCCCGACGAGATCAGCGAGTGGAAGCCCGACACCGCGCCGCACGCGATCGTGATGAACAGGAACGGGAACAGGTTGCCCGCCCACACCGGACCCGAGCCGTCGACGAACTTTGTGAACGCGGGCATCTTCAGTTCGGGCGCGACGATCAGAATGCCGATCGCGAGGCCGAGGATCGTGCCGATCTTGAGGAACGTCGACAGATAATCGCGCGGCGCGAGCAGCAGCCACACCGGCAGCACCGACGCGACAAAGCCGTAGCCGATCAGAATCCACGTGAGCTGAACGCCCGTGAACGTGAAGAGCGGCGCGAGCGTCGGCGATTGCGCGACTTGTCCGCCGTAGGTGATCGCGAGCATCAGCAGCACGAAACCGATGATCGACACTTCACCGATGCGGCCCGGACGAATGAAGCGCGAATAGACGCCCATGAAGAGCGCAATCGGAATGGTCGCGGCGACGGTGAATGTGCCCCACGGCGAATTCGTCAGCGCCTTCACGACGATCAGCGCGAGCACCGCGAGAATGATCACCATGATGAGGAACGCGCCGAAGAGCGCGATCACGCCGGGCACGGTGCCGAGTTCCATCTTGATGAGATCGCCGAGCGAGCGGCCGTCGCGGCGCGTCGAGATGAAAAGCACGACGAAATCCTGCACCGCGCCCGCGAACACGACGCCCGCCAAGATCCACAGCATGCCGGGCGTGTAGCCCATCTGCGCGGCGAGCACCGGACCGACGAGCGGACCCGCGCCTGCAATCGCCGCGAAATGGTGGCCGAACAGCACGTATTTGTTGGTCGGCACGTAGTCGAGGCCGTCGTTGTGACGAACGGCCGGCGTCATGCGCAAGCCGTCGAGCTTCAACACCGTGCCGGCGATGAAGCGCGAATAGAATCGATACGCGATGAGATAGACGCAGACCGCCGCGATGACGATCCACAGTGCGCTGACTCGCTCGCCGTGCGCGAGCGCGATGGTGCCGAAAGCGAACGCGCCCAAGAGCGCGAGCGCGATCCAGACCAGGAATCCGGAAGCCCGATTCATGGTGTCTCCTATTTTGGTAAGTCTTGGATGTCCGCCCGCGCGGCTCGCGCCGTGGAGCGCCTCGGGCGTGTAGTATTCGCCTTCGTCCCGGACCTCACAACCGGACAACTACGTACGCCCGCTACGCGAAACTACGTAGAGCATCGAACGTTCCAGCGTCATGAACCTGAAAGCCAAGATTGTTGTGCTGGCGATCGTGCCGTTCGCGCTCGCCATCGGCGGTATCGAATATGGCGTGCGCCATCAGGCGACCTCGCTCGCCCGCGCGCAGCACGCGACGCTGCAAACGGCGTACATGTCGAGCAAGGAAGTCGAGTTGCGGCATTACGTCGAACTCGCGCAGAGCGCCATCGCGCCATATTACGACGCGCCGCCCGGCGATCGGCGCAGCGACGACGAACGCCGCCGTCTCGCGCTCGATACGCTGCATCGTCTGGACTTCGGGCCGGACGGCTATTTTTTCGTCTACACGATGCGCGGCAAATCGCTGATGCATCCACGCCAGCCGGATCTCGTCGGGCGAGACTTGTGGACCATGCGCGATCCGGCGGGCGAACTCACCATCCAGCAGTTGATCCGGGAAGCGTCCAAGGGCGGCGGCTACGTGCGCTATGTGTGGCAGCGGCCGTCCACGGGCCAGCTCGCGCCGAAGCTCGGCTACGTGGTGCCGCTCGAACGCTGGGGCTGGATGATCGGCACCGGCATTTATCTGGAGGATGTCGAGACGGCGCTCACGCGCATCGACGGTCAGGCGGCCGCGAACATCGACAGAACGGTGATGTGGATCGGCGGCATCGCGCTGGCGGCGCTCGGCGTCATCGCGCTGTGCGGCGCGGTGCTCAATATCAGCGAGCATCGCAGCGCGGACGCCAAGTTGAAGCGCCTCGCGCGGCAGGTGGTCGAATCGCAGGAACACGAGCGGGCGCGGCTCTCGCGCGAATTGCACGACGGCATCAGTCAGATGCTGGTGTCCGTCAAGCTGCTGCTGGAATCGGCGCTCGCGCGCTTCGAACGGTCGCCCACGCGCGAAACCGCCGCCGAGGCGGCGCTCGCCACCGGTCTCGGGCGTCTCGCGGCGACCTTGCGCGAAGTTCGTCGCATCTCGCACGCGCTGCGCCCCACGATGCTCGACGACCTCGGCCTCGCCGCCGCGCTGGAGCAGCTTGCCCGCGAGATGGACGGGCAGGACGGCATCGAAGTACGCTTCGAACGGACGGCGGACGGCAAGCCGTCCGCGTTGCCCGATCCGGTGAACACCGTGCTGTTTCGCATCGCACAGGAAGCGCTGAACAACATCGCGCGACACGCGCACGCGAGCCGGGCGACGCTCGCGCTCGATGTCGCGCCGAACGGCGTGCGGCTCGTCGTCAGCGACAACGGCCGCGGTTTCGATGCGCAGTCCGTACTGGCCGATCCGGCGAGCGGCCTCGGCCTGCGCAACATGCGCGAGCGGCTGGACACGCTCGGCGGCACGCTTTCCATTCAGTCGCAACTGGGCCGCACGTCGATCACGGCGCATGTGCCGTTGCCGCTCTCCGCCCCGAATCTGCAAGGACTTTCCGATGACGCCTGAACCCGCCCGCCTGTTGCTCGTCGACGATCATCCGCTCGTGCGCGACGGCCTGCGCGCACGGCTCGAAGCCGTCCCGCGTCTCACTGTCACCGGCGAAGCGGGCAACGGGCACGAGGCGCTCGCGCTCGCCGCCGACGAAGCCACGCGTCCCGATCTCGTGCTGATGGACGTCGGCATGGCGGGCATGAGCGGCATCGAACTGGCCGCGCTTTTTCACGAGCGCTTCCCCGCTATCCGCGTGCTGATGCTCTCGATGCACGACAACGTGGAGTACGTGACGCAGGCCGTGCGCGCCGGCGCGAGCGGCTACGTGCTCAAGGATTCGCCCGCCGCCGAGATCATTCAGGCGATCGACGCGGTGCTCGCCGGCAAGACCTTCTTCAGCGCGGGGCTCGCGGCCCGCATGATTCAGGCGCAGGCCATGCAAACGCCGCTGGAACGTCTGACGCCGCGCGAACGCGACATTCTCGATGCGCTCGCGCAGGGCTTGTCGAGCAAGCAGATCGCAACGCAGCATGGCTTGTCGGTGCGCACGGTGGAGACGCACCGGCTGAATCTGAAGCGCAAGCTCGCCATCGACGGACAGGCGGAACTGATCAAGTTCGCCGTGGAGAACCGGCGCGGCTAGGTCAGCCGGCCGAACGCGCGTTATGCTCGGCCAGGTATTTAATGAGGCCGTCCACGCCCCCCTTCTGAAGCTGCCCGGCGAACTGCTGCTGATAGACCTGGATGAGCCACGCGCCCATCATGTCGATGTCGTAGATTTTCCAGCCCTGCGCCGTCTTGCCGAGGCGATAGCGCACCGGGTTGTCGCCGCCCGTCGAGACCACGTGCGATTCCACCACGGCGTCTTTCGCGCTCGCGTCGACGTTCGGCGGGTCGAAGCGGAACGTCACGTCCTGGTCGCGCAGTTGCGCGAGCGACGCCGCGTAGGTATGCACGAGCAGCGTCTGGAACTGGTCGTAAAGCTGCTTTTGCTGCTCGGGCGTGGCGCTGGCCCACGCCTTGCCCAGTGCAATGCGCGTGGTGCGCTGAAAGTCCGTGGCGGGCAGGAAGCGCGCTTGCACGAGTTGCGTGATCTTCGCCATGTCGCCGCCGCGCGCTTGCGGGTCGGCCTTCATCGCGTTGACAGTGCCTTCGACAGCACTTTTGACGACGGCCTCCGGGCTCGTTTGGGCGACCGCCGCGCCGGAAAACGACAGCGTGGCGAGGAGAAAAGCGAAGCAGACAGACAGATAGCGTTTCATGGCACCCGTTCTCTAATGATCCAATTGTTCGGCGCGGACTCGTCAGGCCGTCGAGCCAGTATATCGACAGACCAGCGGGCCGACAGTTCACCGCCGTCTCGACCGCGCCGTCTCCACCGGTATACTTGCGCGGCATCACCGCCGTCGTTGGACTCGCGGTTCAGCCGCCGAAGCGAAAGCCGGCGCGCTAACGCGGCAGCGTCATCACGCGGCTCGCACTATGCGGTCCGCGAAAATAACAGGTCACACCAGGTAGCGTCTTCATGCTGACGTCCAACATTACCCGCTTCGTCACGCTCGCCATTCGCCGGCCGGCGTGGATTATCGCCGCTTCGATTCTGCTCGGCATCCTCTCCACGATTTATGTCGTTCACCACTTCAAGATCAGCACCGACGTCAGCCAGCTGATCGAAAACGAACCGGAATGGGCTGCGCGCGGCGACGCCATCGAAAAAGCCTTTCCGCAGCGCGGCGCCACGCTGCTGATCGTCGTCGAAGCGCCCGCCGCCGAATTCGCCGATGCCGCCGCGAACGAACTCGCCGCCGCGCTCGCGAAGGAGCCGGACCGCTTCAAGTCGATCTCGCAGCCGGAAGGCGGCGAATTCTTCGCGCGCAACGGCCTGCTCTATCTGCCGACAAACAAGGTCGATCAGGTCACGAAGCAGCTCGTGCAGGCGCGCCCGCTCATCAACACGCTGGCGCACGACCCCACGCTCACGGGCCTCGCGCAGACGCTGAACACGACGCTCAATGTGCCGTTGATGCTCGGTCAGGTCAATCTCGGCCAAATGGCCAATCTGCTCGGCCGCAGCGCGACCGTGCTGGACCGCGTGCTGGCGAACCAGCCCGCCGCGTTTTCATGGCGCGATGTCGCCAGTCCGGGCGGCGACGGGCCCGGCCGCGCCTTTATCACCGTGTTGCCGCAACTCAATTTCAGCGCGCTGAAAGCGGCGGCCGGCACATCCGACGAAATCCGCGCGGTAGCCGCGAAGATCGGCCTCGACAAGAGATACGGCGCGACGCTGCATCTGACCGGCGCGCAACCGCTCGCCGACGAGGAATTCGCCTCCGTGCAGGACGGCGCGGCGCTCAACGGCGCCCTCACTTTCCTCGTCGTGCTGATGATTCTCTGGGTCGCGCTGCGCTCGAAGCGCATGATCCTCGCGGTGTTCATCACGCTCTTCGTCGGGCTCTCGGTGACGGCGGCGCTCGGCCTCATGATGGTCCATGCGCTCAACATGATCTCGGTGGCGTTCATGGTGCTGTTCGTCGGGCTCGGCGTGGACTTCGGCATTCAGTTCGGCGTGAAGTATCGGGAGGAGCGGCATCGGCACAAGCGGCTCGACGTCTCGCTCGCGGAAACCGCCCGGCATGTCGCCGTGCCGCTCACGCTCGCCGCGACCGCCACCGCCGCGAGCTTCTTCTCGTTCCTGCCGACGGCCTATCGCGGCGTGTCGGAACTCGGGCTGATCGCGGGCGTCGGCATGTTCGTCGCGTACGTGACCAACATGACGCTCTTGCCCGCGCTCATCAAAGTGTTCGCGCCGCCGGGCGAGCCGAAAGCGCCCGGTTTCCCGATGCTCGCGCCGGTCGACGAATTCCTCGACCGGAATCGCAAGCCGGTGCTGATCGGCACGCTCGTCGTCGTGATCGGCGCGCTGCCGCTGCTCACGCACTTGCGCTTCGACTTCAATCCGCTGCATCTCAAAGACCCGCGCACCGAGTCGATGGCGACGCTCATCTCGCTCAAGGACTCGCCCGAAGCCGCGGTGAACGACGTCGCCGTGCTCGCGCCGTCGCTGGCGGACGCGGACCGCATCGCGGCGAAGCTCGACAAGCTGCCCGAAGTGGAACGCGCGACCACGCTGTCGTCGCTCATTCCCGCTGATCAGCCGGCAAAGCTCAAGCTGATTCAGGCCGCCGCCGATCAACTGCTGCCCGCGCTGAATCAACCGGTGGCGTCGCCGGTGACTGACGCGGTGCGGGTCGCGACGCTCAGGCGGGTATCGAATCAGCTTTCGCTCGCCGCCGACGAGCATCCCGGCCAGGGCGCGCCCGAAGCGAAGCATTTGTCGGCGACGCTCGCGAAGCTCGCGCAAGCCGACGCCGCCACGCGCGACCGCGCCGAGCACGCGATGGCCGAGCCGCTGCGCCTCGCGCTCGCGCAGCTTCGCGCGCTGTTGCAGCCGACCGAAATCACCCGCGCGACGCTTCCGGCCGCGATGGTCGAGTCGTGGGTGACGCCGGGCGGTCAGGCGCTCGTGAACGTGTCGCCGAAAGCGCCTCCGGGCGTCGATCCGAGCGACGACACGCTGCTCGCGCACTTCGCGGACGCGGTGCAGCGCGTCGAGCCGAATGCCATCGGCGGACCGATTTCCGTGCGCCATTCGGCTCAGGTCATCATCGCCGCGTTCGAGCATGCCGCGTTGTATTCGCTCATCGCCATCACGGTGCTGCTGTGGCTCGCGCTGCGTCGTTTCGGCGACGTTCTGCGAACTTTGGTACCGTTGCTCGTTTCGGCGATCGTGACGCTGGAGTTGTGCGTCGTCTTCCGCATGCCGCTCAACTTCGCGAATATCATCGCGCTGCCGCTGATGCTGGGCGTCGGCGTCGCGTTCAAGATCTACTTCGTGATGGCGTGGCGGCAAGGGCAGACGCGCCTTCTCCAGTCGAGCCTCACGCACGCCGTGATGTTCAGCGCGGCCACCACCGCGACGGCTTTCGGCAGTCTCTGGTTCTCGCATCACCCCGGCACGTCGAGCATGGGGCGGCTGCTGGCGCTGTCGCTTCTGTGCACGCTGATCGGCGCCGTGGTGTTTCAGCCCGTGTTGATGGGCAAACCGCGCAAGGTGCGCGCGGCGGACCGCGCAAGGCTGCGCGCGAGCCAGCGGCATGACAATCTAAGAGGAATTGAAGAATGAGAATGGCTCCAGCGGCGCCTGCCGCTGCCGCGCTCCGCAAGCTGGCGACGAGTTTCGCCGTCGCGGGCGCGCTTTTGATGGCTGGGTGCGCGACGGGTCCGGACCGCAATCCGCACGATCCGCTCGAACCGATGAACCGGACCATCTTCAAGTTCAACGACACGGTCGACAATTACGTGGCGCGTCCGGTCGCGCAGTTCTACGTGGACTGGACGCCGAGCCCGTTCCGCACGGCGGTCAGCAACTTCTTCTCGAACCTGGGCGATTTCAGCAACTTCGCGAACAACCTGCTGCAACTGAAGATCACGGACGCCACGCAGGATTTGATGCGCATCGCGATGAATTCGGTGTTCGGCATCGGCGGGCTGATCGACATTGCATCGCCTGCGGGCTTGCCCAAGCATCATCAGGACTTCGGCCTGACGCTCGGCCATTACGGCGTGCCGTCGGGGCCGTATGTCGTGCTGCCGCTGCTCGGCCCGAGTTCGGTGCGCGATTCGACGACATGGCTCGTCGACTGGCGGGTGAATCCGGTCAGCTATGCGGACTCGGAGCTTCGCTGGCCGCTGTACGGCGTGAACTTCGTGAGCGCGCGCGCCGATTTGCTCGGGGCGACCGATCTGCTGTCGCAAGCCGCGCTGGACAAATACGCGTTCGTGCGCGATGCCTACACGCAGCGCCGCCAATATTTGCTGACGGGCGGTTCGTCGGCGTCGCTGCCCGACTACGGCGACGAAGGCGTGAGCGCGCCCGAAGGCGCGAGCGCGCCGGGCAGCAGCAGCGAGGAGCAAGGTCTGCCGAATTACGTCGATCCGGGCGCGGCGGCATCGCCTGCGGGTGGCGTGGGGCCGAAATCGCCGGCGCCGGGCGCGGGCGAGTCGAACACGACGCCGTCGCCGAGTTCGAGCAAGTCGCAGGGCCTGCCTCAGTACCAGGACCCGGCGGAAAGCAAGTAAGCCGCCGCGGCCAGTGCCGCAAAAGGAAACGGGCGCTCATGCGCCCGTTTCTGTCTCAGTGCGCCGCTTCGGCGGCTTCTTCGCGGCCGATGTCATCCGTCGATGCCTTCGGCGCTTCCACCGCGCGTTGGTCGCGCCCGTACGCTTCGAACAACTCGTCCGCATAGCGAATCTGCGTGCGGCCGTGCGGCGCCGGTTCGCCCTGTTCGTTCAGGTTGACGAACACCATCCTCTCGACGGTCAGAATGCTCTTGCGCGTGATCTTGTTGCGCACTTCCGCGCGCAGCGTGATCGACGTGCGTCCGAAATGCGTCGCCGTAATGCCCAGTTCAATGATGTCGCCCTGCCGCGCCGAACTGACGAAGTTGATCTCCGACATGAACTTGGTCACGACGCGCTGGTTGCCCAGCTGCGAGATGGCGTAGATGGCGGCTTCCTCGTCGATCCAGCGCAGCAGGCTGCCGCCGAACAACGTGCCGTTAGGATTGAGGTCTTCGGGCTTGACCCATTTGCGGGTGTGAAAATTCATGGTGCGCTTCCTCTTACGTTCCTGCGATGACCGCGTACTTCACGCAGCCAACCTAGGATTTTCCCTGATTATAACCAAGCTGAGGGTTAACCCGCAGAAAGCAAGACGGAGCGATAGCGGCTAGTCGAAAGACAGCGCCCGCGCTTTCTCCATTGCATGTCGCGCGTGGACGAGCGTCGCGCGGGCGGCGCGCGCATCGCCTGCGAGCCGCAGCAACACGCCGATCTGCGACGGCTGACGCGCCAGTTCGCGCAGGATCGGACCGATGGCAGTCGTGCCGTCATCGCGCAAGCCGGCGGTCGCGGCGGGCGGGAGCGTGCGCCACGCCGGATCGACCACCGCGCGGCACACCGCGAACGGCAAGCCGCGCGCCGTCGCGATGGCGCCCGCGATATGCGACTCCATATCGACGGCGAGCGCGCCCGTCGACGAATGCAGCGACCGCTTGTCGGACTCGCTCGTGACCGGCGCGGCGACGGCGGCCATCGGGCCGGAGCGTGTGATTCGCGCGAGCGGCGAGCCGCCGAAAGCCTCGACGATGCGCGCGGACCACGCGGCATCGGTCGGCAAGGTGCCGAACGGCCCCGACACGCTCTCTGCGACGATCAGCGTTCCGGGCTCCAGATCCGGCGCGAGCCCGCCCGCCGTGCCGAAGCTGATAATGCCCGAGCAGCCGCGCGCCACGGCATCGGACAACGCGCGTTCGAGCCAGTCGGCGCGCGCGGCGAACACGGCATCCACGCCGCGCCCGCGCACGATCTTCGCCTCGAAGGCCATGCCCGTCACCGCGACGACCGGCGCGCCGACCATAGGACGCGAAAGCGCGGCCGAGCGTGCGTCGCGCGCGTTCACATGCCCGCCGTCACGCGCGTTTCGCCTTCGCGCGTCAGGTTGCGGTAGCGCGCGAGCGCCCACAACGGGAAGAACTTGCGATAGCCGTGATAGCGCAGATAGAACACGCGCGGAAAGCCCGTCGCGGTGAAGCGCGTTTCGTCCCAGAGGCCGTGCGCCTGCTGCGTCCGGATCAGATACTCGATGCCTCGCGCGACCGCCGGATGTTCGACGAGCCCCGCCGCCATCAGCCCGAGCAGCGCCCACGCCGTCTGCGACGCCGTGCTCGGCGCCTGTTCGTAGCCGCGATAGTCGAGCTTGTAGCTCTCGCCGTCCTCGCCCCAGCCGCCGTCCGCGTTCTGAACGCCGATGAGCCATTCCGCGCCGCGCTTCATGCGCGAATCCGTTGGCGCGACGCCCGCCGCGTTGAGCGCGCAAAGCGCCGACCACGTGCCGTACACGTAGTTCATGCCCCAGCGCCCGTACCAGCTTCCGTCGCGCTCCTGATTTCTCACGATGTAGTCGAACGCGCGGCGCGCCGGCTCGCTGTTCGCGGCCGTTTCGCCGAGTTGCGCGAGCATCGAAAGACAGCGGGCGGATACGTCGACGGTCGGCGGATCGAGCAGCGCGCCGTGGTCCGAGAACGGGATGTTGTTCAGGTAATACTGCGTGTTTTCCGGTTCGAACGCGCCCCAGCCGCCGTCGCTGCTCTGCATGCCGACGACCCATTCGCGCGCGCGGGAAATCGCCTCGTCGAACATCGGGGTGCCGTTCTCGCGGCCCGCGCGTTCCATCGCCATCGCGACGACGGCGGTGTCGTCGACATCCGGATAGTGCGGGTTTGCGAACTGGAACGCCCAGCCGCCCGGCCGCACGTTCGGACGGCGCGAGATCCAGTCGCCGCGCACGTCGAGAATCTGCAACGGCCGCAGCCATTCGAGCCCGCGTGCGACGGCGGCGCGCGCCTTCGGCATGCCGGTTTCGAGCAACGCGTGCGCAGCGAGCGACGTGTCCCAAACGGGCGACAGACACGGCTGGCAGTACGCCTCGCCGTCGTCCGCTTCGTCGATGACGAGCAGCTTGTCGACCGACTTGCGCGCGATCGCGCGGTTCGGATGCTCGGGCGGATAGCCGAGCACGTCGTACATCATCACGGCGTTCGCCATGGCCGGGAAAATCGCGCCGAGGCCGTCTTCGCCGTTCAGCCGCTCGTCGACGAAGCGCACCGCCTCGGCGATCGCGCGCTCGCGGCCGGCTTTCGGGAAGGCGCTGTCGGTTGCGCGCAGCACGGTATCGACCATGCGGAAGAAGGTGAACCAGCCGCGGCTCTGATGCCCCGCGCGCTCCGGCATGCCGGTGTTCACGGGCGCGTCGGTGAAGACTTCGTCGATGCGCACGCCGCGCGGATTGCGCGCCACCGGCCGCTTCGCGTTCAGCACGAGCAGCGGCACGATCACCGTGCGCGCCCAGTACGACACCTTCGACAGGTGGAACGGAAACCACATCGGCAGCCGCATGATTTCGACGGGCATCATCGGCACCGCGCGCCACGACACCACGCCGAAGAGCGCCAGCAAAATGCGCGTGAAGACGTTCACCTTCTCCGCGCCGCCCGCCGCGAGAATCGCGCGGCGCGCGCGCTGCATGTGCTCGGCATCGGGCGAATCGCCGATCATCTTCAGCGCGAAGTACGCCTTCACGGTCGCGGAAACGTCCATCGCGCCGTCCGTGAAAAGCGGCCAGCCGCCGTCTTCGCGCTGAATGCGGCGCAGATAGCGGCCGATCTTCGCTTCCAGCTTGTCGTCAGCCGTCTCGCCGAGGTAATGGACGAGCAGCACGTATTCGGCGGGAATCGTTGCGTCGGCTTCGAGTTCGTAGAGCCAGTAGCCTTCGGGAAACTGCGCCGCGAGCAGCGCGTCCGTAGCGTGGGTGACGGCGTGGTCCAGCGCGGCATGCGACGCCGGCGCGCCCACGGCCGACAGGGATAAATCGTTCATCAGCGTTCCATCGATGGGTTCAACAGCGCGTCCGCGGCCTTCTGGCCGGAGCGGATCGCGCCTTCGATCGTCGCGGGGAGGTCCGTTGCCGTCCAGTCGCCCGCGAGCGTGAGATTGGGCCAGCGCGTGCGCGTCGCGGCCCGCAAGCCTTCCTGCGAGGGCACCGCCGCGAAGGTCGCGCGTTCTTCCGCGATGACCTGCCACGGCGGCATCGGCACGGGCGGCAGGCGCAGGGCTTTCGCCACGTCGCGCCAGACAGCCGCCGCGATGTCCTCGTGCGGCGTCGAAAGCAGCCGGTTCGCGCTGACGATGGTCGCCGTGAGCCGGCCATCGCCTGCACAGAGCCAGTCCGCCGCGCCGTTCACGAAGAACGTCAGCCGCTCGGCGCCGATCGAACCGATCGAACCGATCGGCGCATCCACCGCAAAGTGGACGGTGACGATCGCGCGGAATTCATCCGGCGCGACGACATCCGGCACCAGC
This genomic interval carries:
- a CDS encoding VacJ family lipoprotein, which translates into the protein MRMAPAAPAAAALRKLATSFAVAGALLMAGCATGPDRNPHDPLEPMNRTIFKFNDTVDNYVARPVAQFYVDWTPSPFRTAVSNFFSNLGDFSNFANNLLQLKITDATQDLMRIAMNSVFGIGGLIDIASPAGLPKHHQDFGLTLGHYGVPSGPYVVLPLLGPSSVRDSTTWLVDWRVNPVSYADSELRWPLYGVNFVSARADLLGATDLLSQAALDKYAFVRDAYTQRRQYLLTGGSSASLPDYGDEGVSAPEGASAPGSSSEEQGLPNYVDPGAAASPAGGVGPKSPAPGAGESNTTPSPSSSKSQGLPQYQDPAESK
- a CDS encoding acyl-CoA thioesterase — its product is MNFHTRKWVKPEDLNPNGTLFGGSLLRWIDEEAAIYAISQLGNQRVVTKFMSEINFVSSARQGDIIELGITATHFGRTSITLRAEVRNKITRKSILTVERMVFVNLNEQGEPAPHGRTQIRYADELFEAYGRDQRAVEAPKASTDDIGREEAAEAAH
- a CDS encoding phosphorylase, whose translation is MVGAPVVAVTGMAFEAKIVRGRGVDAVFAARADWLERALSDAVARGCSGIISFGTAGGLAPDLEPGTLIVAESVSGPFGTLPTDAAWSARIVEAFGGSPLARITRSGPMAAVAAPVTSESDKRSLHSSTGALAVDMESHIAGAIATARGLPFAVCRAVVDPAWRTLPPAATAGLRDDGTTAIGPILRELARQPSQIGVLLRLAGDARAARATLVHARHAMEKARALSFD
- a CDS encoding MMPL family transporter, with protein sequence MLTSNITRFVTLAIRRPAWIIAASILLGILSTIYVVHHFKISTDVSQLIENEPEWAARGDAIEKAFPQRGATLLIVVEAPAAEFADAAANELAAALAKEPDRFKSISQPEGGEFFARNGLLYLPTNKVDQVTKQLVQARPLINTLAHDPTLTGLAQTLNTTLNVPLMLGQVNLGQMANLLGRSATVLDRVLANQPAAFSWRDVASPGGDGPGRAFITVLPQLNFSALKAAAGTSDEIRAVAAKIGLDKRYGATLHLTGAQPLADEEFASVQDGAALNGALTFLVVLMILWVALRSKRMILAVFITLFVGLSVTAALGLMMVHALNMISVAFMVLFVGLGVDFGIQFGVKYREERHRHKRLDVSLAETARHVAVPLTLAATATAASFFSFLPTAYRGVSELGLIAGVGMFVAYVTNMTLLPALIKVFAPPGEPKAPGFPMLAPVDEFLDRNRKPVLIGTLVVVIGALPLLTHLRFDFNPLHLKDPRTESMATLISLKDSPEAAVNDVAVLAPSLADADRIAAKLDKLPEVERATTLSSLIPADQPAKLKLIQAAADQLLPALNQPVASPVTDAVRVATLRRVSNQLSLAADEHPGQGAPEAKHLSATLAKLAQADAATRDRAEHAMAEPLRLALAQLRALLQPTEITRATLPAAMVESWVTPGGQALVNVSPKAPPGVDPSDDTLLAHFADAVQRVEPNAIGGPISVRHSAQVIIAAFEHAALYSLIAITVLLWLALRRFGDVLRTLVPLLVSAIVTLELCVVFRMPLNFANIIALPLMLGVGVAFKIYFVMAWRQGQTRLLQSSLTHAVMFSAATTATAFGSLWFSHHPGTSSMGRLLALSLLCTLIGAVVFQPVLMGKPRKVRAADRARLRASQRHDNLRGIEE
- the shc gene encoding squalene--hopene cyclase, which produces MNDLSLSAVGAPASHAALDHAVTHATDALLAAQFPEGYWLYELEADATIPAEYVLLVHYLGETADDKLEAKIGRYLRRIQREDGGWPLFTDGAMDVSATVKAYFALKMIGDSPDAEHMQRARRAILAAGGAEKVNVFTRILLALFGVVSWRAVPMMPVEIMRLPMWFPFHLSKVSYWARTVIVPLLVLNAKRPVARNPRGVRIDEVFTDAPVNTGMPERAGHQSRGWFTFFRMVDTVLRATDSAFPKAGRERAIAEAVRFVDERLNGEDGLGAIFPAMANAVMMYDVLGYPPEHPNRAIARKSVDKLLVIDEADDGEAYCQPCLSPVWDTSLAAHALLETGMPKARAAVARGLEWLRPLQILDVRGDWISRRPNVRPGGWAFQFANPHYPDVDDTAVVAMAMERAGRENGTPMFDEAISRAREWVVGMQSSDGGWGAFEPENTQYYLNNIPFSDHGALLDPPTVDVSARCLSMLAQLGETAANSEPARRAFDYIVRNQERDGSWYGRWGMNYVYGTWSALCALNAAGVAPTDSRMKRGAEWLIGVQNADGGWGEDGESYKLDYRGYEQAPSTASQTAWALLGLMAAGLVEHPAVARGIEYLIRTQQAHGLWDETRFTATGFPRVFYLRYHGYRKFFPLWALARYRNLTREGETRVTAGM